From a single Pseudopipra pipra isolate bDixPip1 chromosome 7, bDixPip1.hap1, whole genome shotgun sequence genomic region:
- the CDCA7 gene encoding cell division cycle-associated protein 7 isoform X1 — translation MAPPRPQRRGCSGKKNFTAFRNTKLIPMETSSSSDDSCDSFGSDNFANTKCKFRSDIGEELAKIFHEASDDESFCGFSENEVQDALKLESDSEENDTSAESEVAQRGRKCSVPLKVAIRFPPRRSERRKGEIEPLPETPMPASDSDSDTEHKGAMFLEKRALNIKENKAMLAKLMAELQNVSGIFGGRKSLPAVSHGPKRLPRRSSPRCALRRNPDRSSRPHTRSRSLIEGPPTVLPEEEEDDQYILVRRRKVSDEYLEHEAQSPRRGHRGAMAFPHVVRPVEDVTEEELNNICGSAREKVYNRAMGSTCHQCRQKTIDTKTNCRNPDCVGVRGQFCGPCLRNRYGESVRTALLDPTWRCPPCRGICNCSFCRQRDGQCATGVLVYLAKYHGFDNVHAYLKSLKQELGMED, via the exons ATGGCTCCGCCGCGCCCGCAG CGCCGAGGTTGTTCGGGAAAGAAAAACTTCACAGCCTTCCGAAATACAAAACTCATTCCCATGGAAACATCCTCATCCTCTGATGACAGTTGTGACAGTTTTGGTTCTGATAATTTTGCAAACACA AAATGCAAATTTAGGTCGGATATTGGAGAAGAACTGGCAAAAATTTTTCATGAAGCCTCTGATGATGAATCTTTCTGTGGCTTTTCAGAAAATGAGGTTCAAGATGCGTTG AAACTGGAATCGGATTCAGAGGAGAATGATACAAGTGCAGAAAGTGAGGTAGCTCAGAGAGGGCGGAAATGCTCTGTTCCTCTAAAAGTAGCCATAAGGTTTCCACCTCGAAGATCAGAGAGGAGGAAGGGTGAGATAGAACCTCTTCCCGAAACACCAATGCCTGCTTCAGATTCAGACTCTGACACTGAACACAAGGGCGCCATGTTTTTAGAAAAAAGAGCTTTaaacataaaggaaaacaaagcaatg CTTGCAAAACTAATGGCTGAGTTGCAAAATGTTTCTGGTATCTTTGGTGGGAGAAAGTCATTGCCAGCTGTCAGTCAT GGACCAAAGCGACTTCCAAGGCGTTCATCACCCAGATGTGCTTTGAGGAGGAACCCAGACCGAAGTTCTCGGCCTCACACAAGGTCCAGGTCCTTGATCGAAGGTCCTCCTACTGTTTTaccagaagaggaagaagatgaCCAGTACATCTTAGTGAGAAGAAGAAAGGTGTCTGATGAATACCTGGAG CATGAAGCCCAATCTCCCAGGAGGGGTCACCGTGGTGCCATGGCTTTTCCACACGTTGTGCGCCCAGTTGAGGACGTAACAGAGGAAGAGCTCAATAATATTTGTGGATCTGCAAGAGAAAAAGTATATAACAGGGCCATG GGATCCACCTGTCATCAGTGTCGCCAAAAAACCATTGACACCAAGACAAACTGCCGTAACCCTGACTGCGTGGGAGTACGGGGCCAGTTCTGTGGGCCCTGCCTCCGCAACAGATACGGGGAGAGTGTCAGAACAGCCCTGCTGGATCCG ACATGGAGGTGCCCACCATGTCGTGGAATCTGCAACTGTAGCTTCTGCAGACAAAGAGATGGCCAATGTGCAACAGGTGTTCTGGTCTATCTGGCCAAGTACCATGGCTTTGACAATGTCCATGCCTACTTAAAAAG TCTGAAACAAGAACTTGGAATGGAAGACTGA
- the CDCA7 gene encoding cell division cycle-associated protein 7 isoform X2, whose translation METSSSSDDSCDSFGSDNFANTKCKFRSDIGEELAKIFHEASDDESFCGFSENEVQDALKLESDSEENDTSAESEVAQRGRKCSVPLKVAIRFPPRRSERRKGEIEPLPETPMPASDSDSDTEHKGAMFLEKRALNIKENKAMLAKLMAELQNVSGIFGGRKSLPAVSHGPKRLPRRSSPRCALRRNPDRSSRPHTRSRSLIEGPPTVLPEEEEDDQYILVRRRKVSDEYLEHEAQSPRRGHRGAMAFPHVVRPVEDVTEEELNNICGSAREKVYNRAMGSTCHQCRQKTIDTKTNCRNPDCVGVRGQFCGPCLRNRYGESVRTALLDPTWRCPPCRGICNCSFCRQRDGQCATGVLVYLAKYHGFDNVHAYLKSLKQELGMED comes from the exons ATGGAAACATCCTCATCCTCTGATGACAGTTGTGACAGTTTTGGTTCTGATAATTTTGCAAACACA AAATGCAAATTTAGGTCGGATATTGGAGAAGAACTGGCAAAAATTTTTCATGAAGCCTCTGATGATGAATCTTTCTGTGGCTTTTCAGAAAATGAGGTTCAAGATGCGTTG AAACTGGAATCGGATTCAGAGGAGAATGATACAAGTGCAGAAAGTGAGGTAGCTCAGAGAGGGCGGAAATGCTCTGTTCCTCTAAAAGTAGCCATAAGGTTTCCACCTCGAAGATCAGAGAGGAGGAAGGGTGAGATAGAACCTCTTCCCGAAACACCAATGCCTGCTTCAGATTCAGACTCTGACACTGAACACAAGGGCGCCATGTTTTTAGAAAAAAGAGCTTTaaacataaaggaaaacaaagcaatg CTTGCAAAACTAATGGCTGAGTTGCAAAATGTTTCTGGTATCTTTGGTGGGAGAAAGTCATTGCCAGCTGTCAGTCAT GGACCAAAGCGACTTCCAAGGCGTTCATCACCCAGATGTGCTTTGAGGAGGAACCCAGACCGAAGTTCTCGGCCTCACACAAGGTCCAGGTCCTTGATCGAAGGTCCTCCTACTGTTTTaccagaagaggaagaagatgaCCAGTACATCTTAGTGAGAAGAAGAAAGGTGTCTGATGAATACCTGGAG CATGAAGCCCAATCTCCCAGGAGGGGTCACCGTGGTGCCATGGCTTTTCCACACGTTGTGCGCCCAGTTGAGGACGTAACAGAGGAAGAGCTCAATAATATTTGTGGATCTGCAAGAGAAAAAGTATATAACAGGGCCATG GGATCCACCTGTCATCAGTGTCGCCAAAAAACCATTGACACCAAGACAAACTGCCGTAACCCTGACTGCGTGGGAGTACGGGGCCAGTTCTGTGGGCCCTGCCTCCGCAACAGATACGGGGAGAGTGTCAGAACAGCCCTGCTGGATCCG ACATGGAGGTGCCCACCATGTCGTGGAATCTGCAACTGTAGCTTCTGCAGACAAAGAGATGGCCAATGTGCAACAGGTGTTCTGGTCTATCTGGCCAAGTACCATGGCTTTGACAATGTCCATGCCTACTTAAAAAG TCTGAAACAAGAACTTGGAATGGAAGACTGA